The Cynocephalus volans isolate mCynVol1 chromosome 1, mCynVol1.pri, whole genome shotgun sequence region tcatcgcagcactctttacaatagccaagagttggaaccagcccaaatgtccatcatcagatgagtggatacggaaaatgtggtacatctacacaatggaatactactcagctataaaaacgaatgaaatactgccatttgcaacaacatggatggacctcgagagaattatattaagtgaaacaagtcaggcacagaaagagaaataccacatgttctcacttattggtgggagctaaaaattaatatataaattcacacacacacatacacacatacacacacaaacgggggggggtaagaagatataacaaccacaattatttgaagttgatacaacaaacaaacagaaaggacatggttgggggggagggggggagggagaagggagggaggttttggtgatggggagcattaatcagctacaatgtatatcgacaaaataaaatgtaaaaaaaaaaataaataaataaaaaataaaaataaaaataaaaaaaaaaaataaataaaaaaaaaaaaaaaaaaaagaaaatacagcatCCTGTAAAACAGAAAGCAAGAGTGATTCAATAAATATGAGCACTTATGTGAAAACTGTTCCAGGCACTCAAGACTGCATTCACaaactgtacaaaaatatttgagGCCAGCAAgagaattttatacattttaatatataaaggTATATATGAAATTAGGCTTCACTATAACTTCCTGTACAACACTTTTACTGGAGGACATTTgtaaaagcaataaattttagaaatcttgaaaaaaaattctactgGCTATAAGCTATTTAAACATTGCTTGCAGAAATCAAAGGAAAATCAAAATCACCTTAACAGCATActcttaaaataaaagaacaaatgagaCAGAAGTTTATGAGCATAATGTTTTTTATTCAAAGATAAAGTCAAagtccatttctagaggtttctttctcatatattcttCATTTAACAGTAAGCAAAGCCCTGTAAGGGGAGGCTTCACCTAGTCCTCCGACTCTGATCCATCTTCATCTTGACTAATCTGGAAATAACGAAGTTCATAAGTCTCCTTGTCAGATGCGACAACACGAAGCCAATCACGAAGATTGTTCTTCTTAAGGTATTTCTTGGTAAGGTattttaaatacctttaaaacaaaaacataacttTTACTTAGAAATGCAATCCGTACTACGTTAGGGATTATATAAAAGATATGCACTGTCatattcatctttttgtgtcttcagtTTCCCCTAAAACATTTCATCCTTTCATTTATACTAAGCATGGTGCACTAAGGCTACTAGGAATGCTAAGGCTACtaggaacacaaagaataaagTCTCTCAACCTCAATTAGAGTAAGTACATGCCCTATGAAACCCTTATGCTCCTGTCCCcctaaaataaactaatattCTTCATGTTGGAAGCTAATATGTAGGACAGCAATGGTGGCTTCCTCTTTAGTCTTACCGCCAcagccaaatttttttttaaatcaagcaaTATATAATTTCAGTCTTTCAAATATATTATGTACACAgactaaaatgttaacatttcctTCACCACTATCAACCTCCCTAACCCCACACCCATCTTCAAACGAGGCAATTTGTCAACAAGGCTGTTATTTACAAGTTCAAGGCTTTCGACAGTTTTGCAACTAGCATCTGCTTCGGTCCTTATAAAAAACTTTTCATCACTCCGGCCGTTCTCTTCATTTGCACTTTACGGCAAGATCTTCTCCCCAGCTACCCCTCCAACCTCATGCACTCTTCCCAAAACACACTACAGATGCTTCTTGTCTTACAATGTTATGTCCCAATATTCCCAACCCaatgtaaagtcaaaaaatcattaaGCTGAACCATCATAacttggggaccatctgtatacTCCAGACACACTGGTCTCCTTAAATTACTTTAATCTGCCAGGCTTCGGGTTCATTCTGCCTGGAATGACTCCTCCCCAATTTGCAAGGTTCACTCCTGCATTTCATTTAGGTGAGGCCTCTCCTGACCATCTTATCTAAAAAACCTTACAACCCTCCTAACACTTACAAATCACTTATCACTGCTTGATCAACTTCACTGTCTCTCTTCTCCAACAGAGAAGCTTTTTGGTGGTGAGTAATTAGCCCGCTTGGTTCATGTTGTTTAACCAGTCCTAAAACAGTGCTGCCACATGTTAAgttgaatgaacaaaaattgacAGCAAGATGTTAAGAGACTTTGCTTTTATTGGCTAACTCTATTGAATAAACAAccaaaaccttaaaaaaatattaagaaaatgtgtTGTAGGATGGGACATAAGTCAAATCATTATAAGTCAGGAACTGCCTGTTATTTATTCTTACACAGCATTTATTCTGTTCATATGCAAGAATAAATAACAGGCAGTTCCTGACTTAACGATGGTTCAACCATGCTATGATTACACTCTATAAAATATTCCACAACTATTATAATCTCATTAAAACTTGCAAAACAAGTACCAACCTTTTAGAGAACTGTTTTTCAGAAACAACTGTGATTTTATTCTTGAAGCGTTCAATGTGAACAACATTCCCAAGATTTCCAGTTTTTCCATTGACTTTAACCTTCTCCCGTAGAAACTGTtcctattttaaaacagaaaaaatgcaaaactagGGAAGAAAACCCTAGATATTCACTAGGGAAGGTACCCTAGGAATAGAGGTTAGGTTAATATCAATTATATACTTAAACCATTATCAAGTTctctacaactataaaaacaagtCAAGTAGAATGATACTTACAAAATTCCCAGAATCAAAAATTCCATCTTCTACTGGATGAGTAAGGTCCAAATTAAATTTCCAGGTTGACTTCTTAGGCTTCTTGTCTTTCTgctacagaaaatcaacaaaattactCTATATGACTATTTATTCAGTTtatacacaaaatttttaaaaaatctgtatcaGTGTAAAATATGTACATTGTACTTTGAagttttagagagagagagagagagagaaatggagcaaaatttttagaaaattgctTAATATGTATAtggtatagctttttaaaatctgaatgaagATGGATACACTCCTTAAGTTGGTTAAGCCAAGTTTTTCTGAATTCCAGTGAAAATTGTCTTTTTCCAGTATACAAGAATCTCAGAAATGCAAAACTCGGAAAATCCTTAAGTATATGGTAAACTACTACAGGCTGAGCATCCCTCAtcaaaaatgctccaaaatccaaaactttttgagtgccaacataACGCTCAAAGGGAATGCTCACtggagttttttggtttttttggggaTTAGGCAAATGTTCCAAAATATGAAacatttctggtcccaagcataAGGGATACTCAACAGGTATTTTCATCAGAATGACTCCAAAGAATCCAATTCTGATTGTAATTGGAGAAGACTAAGAAGGTTAATTTACTTCTTACtccaaattaaaactaaaacacCCGCCCAGTGTTGACTAGAACCTCTAAACCAAGGCCAATTTGTTCATTTTGTCAAGAAAACCCTTTATGGGCTTTCATTATTTTCCAGGCCACTGATATTCAATTTTACTATGGGCCAACCACCGCTTTACTACCATCCCCACAGCAGTAGTAGTACAGCTCATAGACTGCACTCGGTTACAAGCGAGATCTAGGATTCCGCCCATTTTTGTGTAGAGAATGCAATCCCTGAGCTGTTACTGGtaaggaaaagagaggaagaggacagcATTGTCTGGAAAAGGtttttttagaaaagtatatGGAACTTAAATTTACCATGTCCAAACCTTTTACACAACCGCATAATATGGCAATACAAGCAAAATGCTGCCATAGCTAGTCCCAACGCACGTTCAACGTCATGAAAAAAGGCAAATCAATATTCATCCGAGAATGTCATACTCAAATTAGATCCACCAAAATGGACATCAAATATTAATACTAGAGTTTGCCCGGTAActtgtgccaaaaaaaaaaaaaattatccaaaatttAGGAACTGACAAAAGAGACTAGTGGGTACTGGGCTTGACATACTCTTGGCTGGGCCATTTACAACTCTGTTGGGGCAGAAGTTCaattggaaaatgcaaataatttcgTCCGACGAAACAGATAACCCCAGATGGTTTTACAGCCCTGTTGGACATTACTCACTTTTGTAACTAACCCAGCGATTTTATCCTAACGTATTTGTGGTAAATTGCCAATACAGACCTAACTTTTCAAATGCCCTTTGGGGCATTTTAACACTTTACTGGTTCCTTTATTAATTAATGACAAAACATTTGAAGCATGCTCTTTTTACACTGCCGGAGAATCATGacttatacttttaaaaacttaattcacGAAGAAACTTCTTTCCCAACTTAGTTCTAAAATTCTCAGAAACTTTTTAAACAGCGACCATCGTGTAAGCCGCAGGCCTCGGAGCTGCCTCCGGCCCTCCGAGGCCATCGGACCGGCCCGACTACCCACCTCACCCTTTCTGGTCCAAATAAGTAAGAGTGGCAACGGCGGCATCAGGAGCGAGGGAGGAAAGAAATAGTCCAGATGCCATACGACTGGGCCCGTTCACAGGAGTGCCTCCCTCTTCCCTGCGTGCCCACGACCACCCATCCAAAACCAATTCCCGACCCAGCTCAAACTCCAGACCACATGGCAGCCGGCAGGAGTCCCGAAAAACAGCCCAGGACCTTAACATCTTGGTTATGTTTCTGAGCCGGTCTCTACTTTCCCCCTCCCTTTATGTCGGCCGAGACGTCCCCACTCGTCAGATGCAAAACTTATTTACATCGCCGCAAAATACTTCCACCAAGACCTCCCTCACCCACCGGCGCCATCTTGAAAGCCGGCGGTGCGATCTGAGAGGAAGCGCCCGCCGCGCGGCACGCATTTATACGAAAGCGTGGTACGTCACGCGCCCGGAGCGTACGATGCCGTCTCCCGGAAGAGGAAGTGGGGGTCCGTAACCCAGGAAACCAGGGGCGCGGCCCGGAGCGGGTATGATCAGTTGGCAGTCAGGTTTCCTGCGAGCGCCTGCCAGCGGCAGTGATTGAAGTGAGTCTCGCCTTTTCGCTCCGGGCAACACACGCCCGTTGACCACAGCGGACTCTGCAGTTATCTGACGGCTGCTCCCAGATACAGACACAAAAGGGAAACAGGAGTCATCTTTCACTGATCACCTGGATCTTCTTTCCAGTCAGGGCAAGACAGTGTCTCAGGTCGCTTTGGGATCCCCTCCCTTATATTGCAATTATAATCCTCCAGCGAACATGTTATTTCGATATCTGTGGTCTGTGAGCCTTGTTTTCTAAATGACTGTTGAGGAAAATCAGTGCTTTGGGGAGTCAAAATAAACTAGGCCCTCGGGGAAAAAAGTCTTTCTGAGAGAAAAACACATAGTGCTTACTCCTGCTTCACATGTTGGGtataatttattctattttatcatGGCTTTTAGAGTTAaccccaggtctcctgacttccATCCATAAGGCCTCCCTCTTAATATTCAACGAATATTAGCTGTGATTTTACTACCAATAAGTGCAAGGCACACAAGGGGGGAGGTGtcatgatggaaaaaaaaaaaaagcttttgagCTTTGAAAGCTTGTAAATTGATGTCAGATCAGAAAAGTAGCATGCCTCCCAGCATATATCAGCAATAAGGTTTTGTGTAGATTAAACTATCGTTCCTAgggccgggggtggggtggggtgggtttttgttgttaatttggACAGTGTCCCTAGAAAGTGGTAAGTATGTGTATCCTTTATGCCGACAGTTAGTTGCGGTGGAAACTATGCTTTAATATAACATACCACTTAGAGTCTGAATAGAGGTGTTCAATCCCTACAAGAAATCCATTTCAACAGATTTTTTAGTTGTTTGCCTGAAGAACTGcaataactttatttcttttccaaatattaGTGGGTGAGGGGGACAATTGGCATTTTCTCCTCAAGGGCTGCCAGACTGCAGAGCAGAAGTGATTTGCtattgaatattttgaaaataaggcattaaatgagatatttattattttattttgtttgtctttatcaGCCTTCCATGTCATGACAATGAACTCCGTAAGAACTATTAAGCTATCTGTACAAAGCGGATATAAAAACAACACGTGTTTCAAAATAACTAGTAATCCCAAGAAAACTTGCTAGAAATTATAATGGGGGAAAGATTTctctcaattaaaaaacaaaacaaaacttaagaaaaatgttAACCAGAAATATGCAGATGGGAAGACTAAATGTTGTAAATAACTCAGTTCTTCCCAAagtacgtacacacacacacacacacacacacacacacacacacacacacacacacacggtgtgtgtgtatatatatattttattaaagatgatgggtaaggggatcttaacccttggcttggtgttgtcagcaccacgctctcccaactgagctaactggccatccctatataggatccaaacccgtggccttggtgttatcagcaccacactctcctgagtgagccatgggccagccccacaCAGAGTATATTTTAACACAATGCCAGTTAACACCCCAccgttatttttttattttgatagctgattttaaaacatatgaaaCAACAACTGTCTGAAAACAGCCAAGACAATTTAGAACAATAAGGGGAAGTGTGCCTTTTCAGCTATTCAACTATAAGACTATcacatgtaataaatatatttctaatatattaTAAACTTCAGTCACTGAATGTACATGATACTGGAGCCTGGACagatcagttaaaaaaaaaaaagaatatgaaaggaCAATATGGCAGACTAGACTTAGACCAGTGTATGTAGCCACCTAAACAAATGgctaaaatatagttttataaacaatttttaatgtaGGGTTAAGCTGGTggaaaagtaaaagaattttTGGAGGCAGAAATGACAAGCTATACTCATACATATTTGAAGTCTAAATTAGCTCTGCCCAAATAGCATGAAAAAACTCCAAACTAAAAATGTAGTTTAAAGTGGGTTTGGACTGTTAGAGCCAGGCAGGAGCAAATGCAAATGCTCACTGGAGAAATGCTTTTAAATCCAGGCACAAGAATTCCCTGAGATAAACTTCCAGAAACATgaattgacaattttttttaaatcactaaatacaaaggaaaactgGCCCACCATGATTGAAAATCAGCCCCCAAACCTATAAATAAGACTCACAGAGACTGCATATATTGGAATTATAAGatatagaatgtaaaatattttaacatggtGTTAAGAGCTAACAGTATTTGAAATATGATAAAGGAGCCAGGGGCAATCAAAATTggtcaagaattttttttttaaatagagaaaaaatatctagaaattaaaaatagaaaaactgaaagtaGAAAAGTGGATGAGTTAAACAGGAAAGTAGACACAGCTGAAGAGAAAATTAGCAAATGAGAAATTACTTAGAATGCAAACACAAagacataattatttcaaaagcatgcagacagggaaaagaaaaaaatagctactAAAAGAGTTATAATAGGGGGTTGGCTGTTTAGcacagatggttagagcacagccttgtaacaccaaggtaatgggttcagatccctgtactggccagctgccaaaaaagaaaaaaaaaatgttatactaACAGCTGATTTCACACCACCAACAATGGAACCCAGAGGGAAAGgaatattattttcaaagtactgagagaaaataactgtCTACCTAGAGCTACAAAGTATAAAACTATCTTTCAAGAGTAATGAAGATATTTTTAGACCACAAAACTGAAAGTTTGCTGTCAGTAGATCCTCAGTAAATAAATTCTGAAAGATATACTTTAGAAGGAATGATAATAATCCTGGAAAGAAGGCCTTATATGCCAAAAGAAATGGTGATCAAAGAAAATGGCTAACTTGTGAGTAAATCTAAACAAACATCAACTGTATACAACAGTAATAATTATGTCTAATCTGTGGGCTTAGGGTTCtattaatgttctttttcttgatcTTGGCGATGTTTACATAGGTGTGTTTAGTTGGTGAAAACTCATCAAGCTGTAAATTAGAACATGTTCATTTTCATATATACATgttatgtatatatgttatacttgaaataaaaatgatacattttaaattactGTATGCCAAAATATGACAAATTAgatgaacaaattcctagaaacatacaatttATCATTACACAGGAAGGAATAGAATATCTGAATAGCCctacatcttttaaataaaatgaatttgttGTTAAAACCtttactcacacacacacacacacacacacacacacacacacacacacacacacacacacacacacagcatccaGATAGCTTCaccagtgaattctaccaaacatctgAGGAAGAAATAATGCCAGTTATCACAGTTTTATGACTGAACCATTACTTCTGTGGTTAAATTACACCTTTTGATCCAGAAGAAAGGAACATTTATCCATAGCCTCCTGTGCCCCATTGATAAATGATTGTCCTTGGGGTGTTAGCTCCCATGTATTTCCACGTTGTAAATGTGTAAGGAGATTCCCACAAGTGTCCCATGCCTCATGTCAGAGAAGCCATCGGGTAGATGGTGAAAAATATGTGGGGAGGTGCTGTCAAGTTACACCTGCACAAAACTGGTTGCtgctcccttctttctcttgaaCGGACAGTTCAGAAGTACATTCTATATGACTGCATGGAAGATCTCAGCAGGATTAAGCCTCAGTTGGTCCTAGcacatttctatttgtttttgctCCTTTCTAGTTGCACTTTTCTCAGCTCCTTGTTACCTGGGATCACTTCTTAAATAAGCCAACTGCATGTAGCCAATATGCTATGATACAAATTtcacacaaactctttcagatCACAGAAAATTAGACACtcatcaatttattttatgaggccagcataaccctgATACTAAAGCCTGACAAGAATAttttgagaaaggaaaattatagtctaatctcattcatgaaaatatatatatatatatatatatataaatactgtAGTCAAAGATAAATTATTAGCACACCACATCTAGCAATATGTCATGTAGCAAGTTGGGTAATAATGTCATTATTTGTAGTAGCTATAATTGTATatgtacaaaatttaaaagaatctaCAGACAAATTATCAGAAATAGTAGGCAAATTTATCAAGATTGCTGAATACAAAGTTcttatgcaaaaatcagttgcataggggggatccaatcaagatggcagaatacatgGTCTGcagtgtcactctcttccacaaatcaaccaaatttacaactataaaaatgtaacatcagccaagctggggctgctggagctcaggggaagaggaggagagacctacggagttcatgaaggtgggagaaactacaatgagagaaagaaaaagctgctctgagcgttttggtccgtggctgctttaaggctcaagctgatgagcgcatggagcaggagccagcagaagctgcacctgtgcccttcagatggagttaattggaggcagcaggagagaagagggccttggcggcccccaggacaacaagaccactaacaggtttcccatggacccatgcaggagcgaggagccagaagaactgaaaaaagggagctaTTCAGatgctggtgagtcattgcaagggaccaggacagagcccatcccatgggaagtgtttggagcatgggcagtgggagacacaggcccactaggggaacactgggaaatagcaaggacagctgatctgcccctcagccagcaaaggaccactcagaagagactcaTCAGGAAGGcagaattgcatagggtgcagtttgatgagaaaactcaagcccagatcagagattctacagaaaactgatccaccgggtctctggagagccagaagtacctataagatcaaccattaaaccctgagctacacaaaaagccttgcttagggaaacagcagcaaagtagcaatttaactcaaccacacagctcaagtactggttctcacaggaagatcgcccatgttagaagcaaaggacaaaaaattagttctggctcaggcacaccaccagcaccttcgggcctacccagggacctggggtatgtagttggggactggaccaccctcccacaaccaggcacaacgtgccagcacctcggggcccacccggggacctgaggcatagagaaggggaccagaccaccttcccacaaccagggCACACTgaaccagtgcctcggggcctacccagggacctggggtatggagaaggggactggacctctctcctacaATTAAGCACACCacaccagcgcctcagggcctgcctggggacctgaagcatggagaaggggaccagccctctctcccataaccaggcataccaagccagcacctcagggcctgcccatggACCTGGGGCACAGAAAGGGGGACTAGACCACCCTCACACAACCAGGCagaacatgccagcaccttggagtccacccagggacccagggcatagagaaggggaccagaccaccttcccacaaccagggcacactgagccagtgccttggggcccatccagggacccagggcatggataaggggaccggacctctctcccacaaccagacacaccacgccagcaccttggggcctgcccaggaacccgacgcatggagaaggggaccggacctctctcccagaAGCcagcacaccaagccagcaccttggagcccacccagggacctgaggcataggGAGGgagactggaccaccctcccacaaccaagcacaccacgccagtgcctcagagcccacccagggcatggagaaggggaccgtacctctctcccacaatcaggcacacaatgccagtgcctcaggctcTGCCCgaggacctgaggcatgaagaaggggtctggacttctctcccacaactaggcaaaccaagccagcgccttgggtcccacccagtgacccaaggcatggagccaggaactggaccctcctccctCAACAAGGCActccatgccagcacctcagggcccacctggggacccaaggcaaggagaaggggaccagacctctctcccacaaccaggcacactgtgccagcacctcggggcctgcccagtccaaaggcatgcagaaggggactggacctctcttccacaaccaggcacaccaagccagtgcctcaggtcctgcccagtgacctaaggtatggagccagggactggaccatCCTCCCACGCTGtgcacaaaatgccagcaccttggggcccacctgggtacctgaggcagggagaaggggactggaccctcctcccacaactaggcacatggtgctagcgccttggggcccacccagagacctggggcatggagaagcggaccagaccgccctccctcaaccaggcacaccgtgccagcacctcggggcctgcccagggacctgggatgTGGAGAAGGCAAtcagacccctctcccacaactaggcacatggcgccagtgccttggggcctgcccagggaccagaggcatggagaaggggaccaaacaccccacaaccaggcataccgccagtgccaaggagcatccccaaaacagcacctccacgtgggtggcccaccacagccaccacagtaatcatggctgctgcaaaagcggctagacgccacaaccaccacgcagatggtccgccaaccactggagtgcattcacacaagaagagtcaccagcagagacaaagaaaagaaaaggatgtctctttccacaaaacccatttcagagtgacagaagaagcatctgctctatgataatactgggggacctgatcacatctctcagcagtggacagatcatctaggcaacagattaacagagtaaccattattctttcagaaggagagaagaaatctagggtaattagagggggggagggggagagaatgggagaaggggagagattagGCAAgtggcataaataataattacgatttgtaacaatatacatgctagtaatattgatttaatcaacatatctcaatgttcaaccccaaaatgtgtataatcgattttgattcaataaataaaataaattttaaaaaattaatttgataaaataatgaTGACAGTATCCTAtcaaataacaaaagacattaaatacaaaattattctGTGAATTTATACAAGGTGTTCTTGTTGTGGACATATCCTgacaaaacttaaagaaaatgatCTTTATTATTAAGACCTAGGTCCTTTTCAAGGCAGGGGGAGTTATCACTGTATTAAATAGAATCTCAAAGGATCAccatgtaaaaaaacaaacaaaaaaccccccaaaatcagTTGCATATCTATAAGCCagcaataaattagaaaatggaaTTTGAAGAAGGTATCATTTTCAATACCATAAAATATATCAAGTacctaagggggaaaaaaaaccataaaatgtgCAAGACCTCTATGCAGAGCTATAAAATataattgagagaaattaaaggagaaCAAATAAATAGAAGGGCATTCAATATCCATGGATTGGAAGGCCCTGTataataaagatgtcaattctcccaaaACTGAAttagagattcaatgcaatttcaaaCAATACCTTAATAGGTGTTCCCTCtatctttcctcctctctctcttgctcgctctctctcttcACAGAccaatttgaaaatatgtatggAAGCACAAAGGTGCTAGAATAGCAAgaatatatttgacaaaggaaaaTATGGTGGGAAGACTTTCTCCACCAGATTAAGACTCATTTTAAAGTTACTATAATTAAGACAGTAGAGTTATTTTTTCAGAGTTAGACATATTGAGAAATACAATGGACTAGAGACCTCCAAAACAGACATAAACAAATGTGTATGTTTGCCATTTATGGCAAAATGGCACTTCAGGAAAGTGAGGAAAAGAATTATTACAACCCCCATTATTTTTGTAACTGAAAAAGTCAAGTATACCTGCAAATACATAAACCTTGTGGTCAACATAAAACTTTAAAGTCCACACTAGTATTTTGTACtgaaaatact contains the following coding sequences:
- the RPL22L1 gene encoding ribosomal protein eL22-like isoform X2, which produces MAPKDKKPKKSTWKFNLDLTHPVEDGIFDSGNFEQFLREKVKVNGKTGNLGNVVHIERFKNKITVVSEKQFSKRYLKYLTKKYLKKNNLRDWLRVVASDKETYELRYFQISQDEDGSESED
- the RPL22L1 gene encoding ribosomal protein eL22-like isoform X1, whose protein sequence is MAPQKDKKPKKSTWKFNLDLTHPVEDGIFDSGNFEQFLREKVKVNGKTGNLGNVVHIERFKNKITVVSEKQFSKRYLKYLTKKYLKKNNLRDWLRVVASDKETYELRYFQISQDEDGSESED